In Phaeobacter gallaeciensis DSM 26640, a genomic segment contains:
- a CDS encoding bifunctional salicylyl-CoA 5-hydroxylase/oxidoreductase yields the protein MKIACLGGGPAGLYFAISTKLRQPDAEITVFERNKPDDTFGWGVVLSDDALENLTANDPVSAGQIRDKFAYWDDIAVVHGGARTVSGGHGFAGIGRKAMLVILQERARELGIDLQFETEVGPAASYQADYDLVVACDGLNSRVRSEFADQFKPNVDVRPCKFIWLGTKQKFDDAFTFIFEKTQHGWMWIHAYQFDADTATVIVECSAQTWENWGFEAMSKEEILRTCEEIFADHLDGHSLISNADHLRGSAVWINFPRVLCETWHHENVVLLGDASATAHFSIGSGTRLAFDSAIALAEFITTEPTLEQAFVRYQEERRLDVLRLQSAARNSLEWFEEVERYLDMDPVQFNYSLLTRSQRISHENLRLRDADWLGSAEKWFQEAAGAPADAPTRPPMFAPYRLREMLLKNRIVVSPMAQYKAKDGCPTDWHLIHYGERAKGGAGLVYTEMTCVSAEGRITPGCPGLYAPEHETAWTRLTDFVHAETDAKICCQIGHSGRKGSTQLGWETMDAPLREGNWETVSASAIAWSYGNPAPREITRGEMDAIKDEFVAAAQMAERAGFDMIELHAAHGYLISSFISPKSNVRTDAYGGALENRLRYPLEVFEAMRSVWPVDKPMSVRISANDWVGDEGVTPEEAVEIARAFTAAGADIIDVSAGQTSTEAQPVYGRMFQTPFSDRIRNDAGIATMAVGNIYEADHANSILMAGRADLVCVGRPHLADPYWTLHEASRIGDRHAGWPMPYLAGRDQAWRLADRDAEVIRA from the coding sequence ATGAAAATCGCCTGTTTGGGAGGCGGCCCGGCTGGCCTTTACTTTGCGATCTCAACCAAGCTGCGCCAACCTGACGCTGAGATCACGGTTTTTGAGCGTAACAAACCGGATGACACGTTCGGTTGGGGTGTTGTGCTGTCTGATGATGCGCTTGAGAACCTGACTGCGAACGATCCCGTCAGCGCCGGGCAGATCCGCGATAAATTTGCCTATTGGGATGATATCGCCGTTGTGCATGGTGGCGCGCGGACCGTCTCAGGTGGGCATGGGTTTGCCGGGATCGGTCGCAAGGCGATGCTGGTGATCCTGCAGGAGCGGGCGCGCGAACTGGGCATTGATCTGCAGTTTGAGACGGAAGTCGGGCCTGCAGCCTCCTATCAGGCGGATTATGATCTGGTGGTTGCCTGTGATGGGTTGAATTCCCGCGTCCGCAGTGAATTTGCGGACCAATTCAAGCCCAACGTCGATGTGCGCCCCTGCAAATTCATATGGCTGGGCACAAAGCAGAAATTCGACGATGCCTTCACCTTTATCTTTGAGAAGACACAGCACGGCTGGATGTGGATCCATGCCTATCAATTCGATGCCGACACTGCCACGGTGATTGTCGAATGCTCTGCTCAGACCTGGGAAAACTGGGGGTTTGAAGCGATGAGTAAGGAGGAGATCCTGCGGACCTGCGAGGAGATCTTTGCCGATCATCTGGACGGGCATTCCCTGATTTCGAATGCTGATCACTTGCGCGGCTCTGCGGTGTGGATCAACTTCCCGCGGGTTCTGTGTGAGACTTGGCACCATGAAAACGTGGTATTGCTGGGCGATGCCTCGGCCACGGCGCATTTTTCAATCGGTTCGGGAACCCGGCTTGCGTTCGACAGTGCGATTGCATTGGCAGAGTTCATCACGACCGAACCGACGCTGGAGCAGGCGTTTGTGCGCTATCAGGAGGAGCGGCGGCTGGATGTGTTGCGGCTGCAATCGGCGGCGCGCAACTCGCTGGAGTGGTTTGAAGAGGTGGAGCGTTATCTGGATATGGATCCAGTGCAGTTCAACTATTCGTTGCTGACCCGGTCGCAGCGGATCTCCCATGAAAACCTGCGCCTGCGGGATGCAGACTGGCTCGGCTCGGCGGAGAAGTGGTTTCAGGAGGCGGCGGGAGCACCCGCAGATGCGCCGACGCGGCCACCAATGTTTGCGCCTTATAGGCTGCGCGAGATGCTGCTCAAAAACCGCATCGTGGTGTCGCCAATGGCGCAGTACAAGGCCAAGGATGGCTGTCCGACCGATTGGCATCTCATCCACTATGGTGAGCGCGCCAAGGGCGGTGCGGGTCTGGTCTATACCGAAATGACCTGCGTCTCGGCAGAAGGGCGGATCACGCCGGGTTGTCCTGGCTTGTACGCGCCAGAGCATGAGACGGCGTGGACGCGGCTGACAGATTTTGTCCACGCGGAGACTGACGCGAAGATCTGCTGTCAGATTGGCCATTCCGGTCGCAAGGGATCCACCCAATTGGGCTGGGAGACCATGGACGCCCCGTTGCGGGAGGGGAACTGGGAAACGGTCTCCGCCTCGGCCATTGCGTGGTCCTATGGCAACCCGGCCCCGCGGGAGATCACGCGGGGGGAAATGGACGCAATCAAGGATGAATTCGTTGCCGCCGCGCAGATGGCTGAACGGGCAGGATTTGACATGATCGAACTCCATGCAGCGCATGGCTATCTGATTTCGTCGTTTATCTCGCCAAAGTCCAACGTTCGAACAGATGCCTATGGCGGAGCTCTGGAAAACCGGCTGCGTTACCCGCTGGAGGTCTTCGAAGCTATGCGTTCCGTCTGGCCTGTGGACAAACCAATGTCCGTTCGTATTTCCGCCAACGACTGGGTTGGCGATGAAGGGGTGACACCCGAGGAGGCGGTGGAGATCGCACGGGCCTTCACCGCAGCGGGGGCGGATATCATTGATGTGTCTGCGGGGCAGACATCAACGGAGGCGCAGCCGGTTTATGGCCGCATGTTCCAGACGCCGTTTTCGGACCGGATCCGCAATGATGCCGGGATCGCGACCATGGCGGTGGGCAATATCTATGAGGCGGATCATGCCAATTCGATCCTGATGGCCGGACGGGCTGATCTGGTCTGTGTGGGTCGCCCGCATCTGGCGGATCCCTATTGGACCCTGCATGAGGCAAGCCGGATCGGCGACCGTCATGCAGGTTGGCCGATGCCGTATCTGGCGGGGCGGGATCAGGCCTGGCGTCTGGCAGACCGCGATGCAGAGGTGATCCGGGCATGA